Genomic window (Streptomyces yatensis):
GGGCTCGACCGCCGCACGGCGCGCGAACGGGCCGTGGACCTGCTCGACCTCGTCGGCATCCCCGCCCCCGCCCAGCGGTCCCGCGACTATCCGCACCAGCTCAGCGGCGGTATGCGGCAGCGGGTGATGATCGCCATCGCGATCGCCTGCGACCCCGCCGTGCTCATCGCCGACGAGCCCACCACCGCGCTGGACGTCACCGTGCAGGCGGGCATCCTGGAGGTGCTGCAGTCCCTGCGGGAGCGGCTGGGCACCGCCATCGTGCTGATCACCCACGATCTGGGCGTGGTCGCCGACATCGCGGACCGGGTGCTGGTGATGTACGCGGGGCGGGGCGTCGAACAGGCCCCGGTGGACGAGCTGTTCACCGCGCCCCGCCATCCGTACACCCGCGGGCTGCTCGGCGCCGTGCCGGTGCCCGGACGGAGGCGGGCGGCGGGCGAACGGGGGCGGCTCCGGGAGATCCCCGGGCTGGTGCCGAGCCTCACCGAACAGCCCGACCGCTGCACCTTCCAGCCCCGCTGCAGCTCTGCCGATGAACGGTGCGGCGCGCAGCGGCCCGCACTGCGGGCGCTGCGCGAGCGGCACGAGGCGGCGTGCTGGTATCCGGTGCCGGTCGATTCCGGGCAGCCGGACCGTCCCGAAGGCCCAGAGCAGACCGAGGGCACCGAGCAGACCGAACGCCCCGAAGAGCGCGCTGAAGAGCGCGCTGAGCGCCCCGAACACCGGGAGCGCCCCGAGCACGCCGAACGCCCCGAACCCCCTGATCAGGAGGCCGCCTCATGACCGCCGCCGTCGCATCCGTGGAGGCGTCGCGGGATGACGCCGTGCTCGACATCAGCGGCCTCGTCCGCCACTTCACCGGCCCGGCCGGCACCGTCAAGGCGGTCGACGGGGTCAGCCTCAGCATCGGCCGGGGCGAGATCGTCGGCCTGGTCGGGGAGTCCGGCAGCGGCAAGTCCACGGTGGGGCGGTGCGCCGTACGGCTGGACCGGCCGACCGCGGGCAGCGTCACGATCAACGGCCGCGAGGTGACCCGGCTCTCGAAGCGGGCGCTGCGCCCGCTGCGCAAGGACTTCCACCTGGTCTTCCAGGACCCGTCCTCCTCGCTCGACCCCCGGATGACCGTGAGGGCCATCGTCGCCCAGCCGCTGCGGCTGCACCGCCTGGCCTCCGGCGACGCGCTGCGCGACCGGGTCGCCGCGCTGCTGGCCCAGGTGGGGCTGCGGCCCGAACTGGCGCGGCGGCGGCCCCATGAGCTCTCCGGCGGACAGCGGCAGCGGGTCTCGATCGCCCGCGCGCTGTCCGTCGATCCACAGCTGCTGGTGGCCGACGAGCCGACGTCGGCGCTGGACGTCTCCGTCCAGGCGTCCGTGCTCAATCTGCTGGCGGATCTGCAGCGGGAGCGGCGCTTCGGCTGTCTGTTCATCACCCATGACCTGGCCGCCGTCGAATACCTCGCCGACCGGATCGCGGTGATGTACCTGGGGCAGCTGGTGGAACAGGCCCCGGCCGCCGAGCTGTTCGCCGACCCCAAGCATCCGTACACCCAGGCGCTGTTGTCGGCGGCCCCGGTGCCGGACCCGGCCGCGCAGCGGTCGCGCGCCCGGATCGTGCTCAGCGGGGAGCTGCCCAGCCCGCTGGATCCGCCCCCGGGCTGCCGCTTCCACACCCGCTGTCCGCTCGCCGTCGACCGCTGCCGCACCGAGCCGCCCGCGCTGCGGGTACTTGCGGGCGGCGGGGGCCGGGAGGTCTCCTGCCATCTGGTGGCGGACGACGGAACGGCGCCGGACGCGTCGGCACCATGACCTGTGACCATGCCCCATAAAGACACTTCGGCCCCATGAGAACGCCTCCGCCCCGTTGAGAACGTCCCAGCCCCGTTGAGAACGCTCCCGCTCTCTGAGGACGCCGGCCCTCCTAGGACGCCAGCCCTCCTAGGACGCCTCCGCCCCCTGAGCCACCCGACCCCCTGAGAACACCTCAGCCCCCTGAGCCCCCGCCCGCGCACCCGCCCCCGTACGAGATCAGGAGCCCGCCGCATGTTCACCACCCGGCCCACCCTGCAGGGCACCCATGGCATGGTGTCCTCCACTCACTGGCTGGCCTCGCAGTCCGCCATGGCCGTCCTGGAGGACGGCGGCAACGCCTTCGACGCGGCCGTGGCCGCCGGGTTCGTCCTGCATGTGGTCGAGCCGCATCTGAACGGGCCGGCCGGTGAGGTGCCGATCATCCTGGCCCCGGCGGGCGGCGAACCCACCGTGCTGTGCGGCCAGGGCCCGGCCCCCGCCGGGGCCACCATCGACCACTACACGGCGCTCGGCCTCGACCTCGTCCCGGGCACCGGCCCGCTCGCGGCGGCGGTGCCCGGGGCGTTCGACGCCTGGATGGTGCTGCTGCGCGACCACGGGACGAAACGGCTCGCCGAGGTGCTGCGGTACGCGATCGGCTACGCCGAGCACGGCCATCCCGCGGTCGAGCGGATCGGGGAGACGGTCGAGGCGGTACGGGAGCTGTTCGAGACCGAGTGGAGGACCTCGGCCGAGCTGTATCTGCCGGACGGGACCTCCCCCGCCGCCGGGCGGCTGCTCACCAACCCCGCGCTGGCCGCCACCTGGCGGCGGCTGATCGCCGAGGCGGAGGCGGCAGGGCCGGGGCGCGAGGCACAGATCGAGGCGGCCCGCCGGGTCTGGCGCGAGGGCTTCATCGCGAAGGAGCTGGCGGACGCGGCGGCCCGGCCCGCGATGGACTCGTCCGGGCAGCGCCACGCCGGGACGCTCACCGGGGACGACCTGGCCGCCTTCGAGGCCACGTACGAGGCGCCGGTCAGCCACTCCTGGAACGGCTGGACCGTGTGCAAGGCCGGGCCCTGGAGCCAGGGACCGGTGCTGCTGCAGCAACTCGCCCTGCTGCCGGACGGGCTGACCGCGGACGACCTGGGCACGCCCGACTTCCTGCACACCCTGATCGAGGGCGGCAAGCTGGCCATGGCCGACCGCGAGGCGTGGTACGGGGACGCCGCCGATGTGCCGCTGGTGGAGCTGCTCTCCGGTCCGTACAACGACGAGCGGCGGCGGCTGATCGGCGAGGCGGCCTCGTACGAGCTGCGCCCCGGGCGCCCCGGGGGCCGTACGCCGCGGCTGAGCAAGCAGGCGCTGGCCGCCGTGGCCCGCGCGGTCTCCGGGGCGGCCGGACCGGCCGCCGGGCCGGGCGGCGGGGAGCCGACGGTCGGCGGACCGGACCTGGGGCCGGCGCTGGGCGGACCGGCGGTCGGAGGATCGGCCGCCG
Coding sequences:
- a CDS encoding ABC transporter ATP-binding protein, which encodes MSMSMTSSATPALSVRDLSVVFRTPTRVVHAVDGLSYDIAAGEVLAVVGESGCGKSVTSTAVMGLLPPTAHVGGSIRLGGRELVGADEKELRDVRGREIAMIFQEPMTSLNPVLTIGRQVGEVLRRHQGLDRRTARERAVDLLDLVGIPAPAQRSRDYPHQLSGGMRQRVMIAIAIACDPAVLIADEPTTALDVTVQAGILEVLQSLRERLGTAIVLITHDLGVVADIADRVLVMYAGRGVEQAPVDELFTAPRHPYTRGLLGAVPVPGRRRAAGERGRLREIPGLVPSLTEQPDRCTFQPRCSSADERCGAQRPALRALRERHEAACWYPVPVDSGQPDRPEGPEQTEGTEQTERPEERAEERAERPEHRERPEHAERPEPPDQEAAS
- a CDS encoding ABC transporter ATP-binding protein, whose protein sequence is MTAAVASVEASRDDAVLDISGLVRHFTGPAGTVKAVDGVSLSIGRGEIVGLVGESGSGKSTVGRCAVRLDRPTAGSVTINGREVTRLSKRALRPLRKDFHLVFQDPSSSLDPRMTVRAIVAQPLRLHRLASGDALRDRVAALLAQVGLRPELARRRPHELSGGQRQRVSIARALSVDPQLLVADEPTSALDVSVQASVLNLLADLQRERRFGCLFITHDLAAVEYLADRIAVMYLGQLVEQAPAAELFADPKHPYTQALLSAAPVPDPAAQRSRARIVLSGELPSPLDPPPGCRFHTRCPLAVDRCRTEPPALRVLAGGGGREVSCHLVADDGTAPDASAP
- a CDS encoding gamma-glutamyltransferase family protein; translated protein: MFTTRPTLQGTHGMVSSTHWLASQSAMAVLEDGGNAFDAAVAAGFVLHVVEPHLNGPAGEVPIILAPAGGEPTVLCGQGPAPAGATIDHYTALGLDLVPGTGPLAAAVPGAFDAWMVLLRDHGTKRLAEVLRYAIGYAEHGHPAVERIGETVEAVRELFETEWRTSAELYLPDGTSPAAGRLLTNPALAATWRRLIAEAEAAGPGREAQIEAARRVWREGFIAKELADAAARPAMDSSGQRHAGTLTGDDLAAFEATYEAPVSHSWNGWTVCKAGPWSQGPVLLQQLALLPDGLTADDLGTPDFLHTLIEGGKLAMADREAWYGDAADVPLVELLSGPYNDERRRLIGEAASYELRPGRPGGRTPRLSKQALAAVARAVSGAAGPAAGPGGGEPTVGGPDLGPALGGPAVGGSAAGGSAVRGPAPGERADGEPAVGPDGVTRGDTCHLDVVDRWGNMVAATPSGGWLQSNPVIPALGFPLGTRLQMTWLDPGLPSSLTPGRRPRTTLTPSLALRGDTPVMAFGTPGGDQQDQWSTHFFLAVALRAPVRSGLDLQGAIDVPNWHQESFPGSFHPRAMTAGRVVVESRIDEAAIAELRRRGHDVVVGEPWSEGRLCAVARAPETGVLLAAANPRGAQGYAVGR